Proteins encoded together in one Pseudoalteromonas xiamenensis window:
- a CDS encoding proline racemase family protein, translating to MIKFAHQIDQSLSMGAISTIHTIDMHTAGEPLRIIYKGFPLLSGRRIIEKRKDCLENHDHLRKQLMFEPRGHADMYGAILVGKERDDSDFGVLFTHNEGYSTMCGHAIIALTQLAYKIGHIGTGETLRIDTPAGLVISKSMGAFAEFINVPSFVYKTDLNIEVRGKIYVFDIAFGGAFYAFIDADLHNIDLSAENHQILKHLGYTLKCEIAQTLLCLHPYYSELSFLYGVIFYSSKQVNGPSSHSKHVCIFADGELDRSPTGTGVSARAALLHAKDSLALNDTIKIESILGYCFEVSVTGGIQYANYDAVIPKVSGEAYITGKHEFILEEDDPLTDGFIFK from the coding sequence GTGATTAAATTCGCACATCAAATCGATCAGAGTCTGTCAATGGGAGCGATTTCTACAATTCATACTATTGATATGCACACAGCAGGGGAACCGCTTCGAATTATTTATAAAGGATTTCCGTTGCTTAGTGGTCGACGTATTATCGAAAAGCGCAAAGACTGTCTAGAAAATCACGACCACTTACGCAAACAACTAATGTTTGAGCCTCGAGGCCATGCCGATATGTATGGTGCGATTTTAGTCGGCAAGGAGCGCGATGACAGTGATTTTGGTGTGCTTTTTACACATAATGAAGGTTACAGCACGATGTGTGGTCATGCGATTATCGCTCTGACTCAGTTGGCTTATAAAATTGGCCACATTGGGACAGGTGAAACGCTCAGAATAGACACACCTGCGGGTTTAGTCATCTCAAAAAGTATGGGGGCATTTGCAGAGTTCATTAACGTTCCAAGTTTTGTTTATAAAACCGATTTAAACATCGAGGTTAGAGGCAAGATCTATGTATTCGACATCGCCTTCGGCGGCGCTTTTTACGCTTTCATTGATGCGGATTTGCATAACATTGACTTGAGCGCAGAAAACCATCAAATACTTAAGCACCTCGGGTACACACTTAAATGTGAAATAGCCCAAACTTTATTATGCCTACATCCTTATTACTCAGAGCTGAGTTTCCTATATGGCGTTATTTTCTATTCTTCAAAACAGGTAAACGGACCTTCTAGCCACAGTAAGCACGTCTGTATCTTTGCGGATGGTGAATTGGATAGAAGCCCAACGGGAACGGGTGTAAGTGCTCGAGCTGCGTTATTACATGCTAAAGATTCACTTGCGTTAAACGACACTATCAAAATTGAAAGTATTCTAGGTTATTGCTTTGAAGTTAGTGTTACTGGTGGTATACAGTATGCAAATTATGATGCTGTGATCCCAAAAGTGTCTGGGGAGGCCTACATTACAGGCAAGCATGAATTTATTCTTGAAGAAGATGATCCACTAACTGACGGTTTTATTTTTAAATGA
- a CDS encoding M24 family metallopeptidase: MKAMYLERQAQALTKIHSAGLEALLILGYENIRYLTGYSGNAAYLILKPSGNVLITDYRYFERAKAETHGAELFERDREAQTLGSAIASFLIDETKVGFESAFVSVATWHDVAKDLSHLTLIAKNGLIESLRVVKSSWELASMRKAAAIADEALAETLKYIDAGCTEHEIATELDYRMKKLGSDGVSFDTIMLFGARSALPHGKPGNTTLNEGDFVLIDFGAVINGYRSDMTRSYVFGDPSEKQKHLFRAVEEAQQACFDILRSGLDCKTLNATSENVLKQFGYESYMGKGLGHGVGLFLHEFPFINRTTDHQLEIGNVITIEPGVYVPDFGGVRLEDDVVITEHGFEFITHAPKSIRW, encoded by the coding sequence ATGAAAGCAATGTATCTAGAAAGACAAGCCCAAGCACTAACAAAAATTCATTCAGCTGGGTTAGAAGCACTACTCATTCTTGGGTATGAAAATATTCGATATTTAACAGGCTATAGCGGGAATGCAGCGTATCTAATTCTCAAGCCGTCAGGCAACGTGCTCATCACTGACTATCGCTATTTTGAAAGAGCAAAAGCGGAAACTCATGGCGCAGAGTTATTTGAGCGAGATCGCGAAGCTCAAACGTTAGGCTCTGCGATAGCATCTTTTTTGATTGACGAAACTAAGGTGGGTTTTGAATCCGCGTTCGTCTCTGTCGCAACTTGGCACGATGTGGCAAAGGACCTGTCTCATCTTACCCTTATTGCCAAAAATGGACTAATCGAATCGCTTCGTGTTGTGAAATCATCTTGGGAACTGGCGTCAATGCGAAAAGCTGCTGCAATCGCAGATGAAGCGCTCGCCGAAACGCTTAAGTATATTGACGCTGGCTGTACCGAACATGAAATAGCAACCGAACTTGACTATCGCATGAAAAAACTCGGTTCCGATGGTGTTTCGTTCGACACGATCATGCTGTTTGGTGCGAGAAGCGCACTTCCGCATGGCAAGCCTGGTAACACAACATTGAACGAAGGTGACTTTGTCTTAATTGATTTTGGTGCGGTGATTAACGGGTATCGCTCTGACATGACTCGCTCTTATGTGTTTGGCGATCCTTCAGAAAAGCAAAAGCACCTCTTTCGAGCAGTAGAAGAAGCACAACAGGCCTGTTTTGATATTTTGCGTTCAGGTTTAGATTGCAAAACATTAAATGCGACGTCCGAAAACGTCTTAAAACAGTTTGGCTATGAAAGTTATATGGGGAAAGGGTTAGGTCATGGTGTTGGGCTTTTTCTTCATGAATTCCCATTTATTAATCGTACAACCGATCATCAATTAGAAATTGGCAACGTGATAACAATCGAACCTGGGGTTTATGTACCCGACTTTGGTGGCGTAAGGCTTGAAGATGATGTGGTTATTACAGAACACGGCTTTGAGTTCATTACTCATGCGCCAAAATCGATACGGTGGTAA
- a CDS encoding ornithine cyclodeaminase family protein, with the protein MKVISHEQVQQCLNFEDLVETLKEGFSKPATMPKRQVFPLDPSPNNHDAFAVLPAWNEAVIGVKSFTYFPQNSEIGFDSLYSKIMLFSRENGVPLALVDGTSVTYWRTAAISALASKLLSSEKAKTLVLFGSGNLAPYLIRAHLTVRAFEQITIVARNLDKAHSLCDFVKREFPNVNVECCDKASKTLIAQADVICTATGSHKPLFNGEWLTVGTHVDLLGNHHRDARECDSATITRGKVFVDSRANVLNEAGELIIPIQEGTFNEERVLAELSELCKEPFQRDDNDITIFKSVGTALADLITAHHVYKAC; encoded by the coding sequence ATGAAAGTAATATCTCATGAGCAAGTTCAACAATGTTTGAATTTTGAAGATTTAGTTGAAACACTAAAAGAAGGTTTTAGCAAGCCTGCGACAATGCCCAAAAGGCAAGTCTTTCCTCTTGATCCTAGTCCGAATAATCACGACGCTTTCGCGGTGCTTCCAGCGTGGAATGAGGCGGTAATTGGCGTAAAAAGTTTTACTTATTTTCCTCAAAACAGTGAAATAGGGTTTGATTCTCTCTATTCTAAAATTATGCTTTTTTCTCGAGAGAATGGCGTGCCGCTCGCCTTGGTCGATGGAACAAGCGTGACTTACTGGCGCACAGCGGCGATTTCAGCACTCGCGTCCAAGCTCCTGTCCAGCGAAAAAGCTAAAACACTGGTGCTTTTTGGGTCTGGGAATTTAGCTCCCTATTTAATAAGGGCACATTTAACCGTAAGAGCATTTGAACAAATCACGATAGTTGCGCGTAACCTAGATAAGGCGCACTCGCTTTGTGATTTCGTGAAGCGAGAATTTCCGAATGTTAACGTTGAATGTTGCGACAAAGCGAGTAAGACGCTTATTGCACAAGCGGATGTAATTTGTACTGCAACAGGTTCCCACAAGCCTTTATTTAATGGGGAATGGTTAACAGTAGGGACGCATGTCGACTTGCTTGGTAATCATCATCGAGATGCGCGCGAATGCGATTCAGCGACGATTACGCGTGGAAAAGTATTTGTCGATAGTCGAGCGAACGTCTTGAACGAAGCAGGGGAGTTAATAATCCCCATCCAAGAAGGCACATTTAACGAAGAACGTGTTCTTGCCGAGCTCAGCGAACTTTGCAAAGAACCATTTCAACGCGATGACAATGACATCACCATTTTTAAATCGGTCGGCACGGCTTTGGCTGACTTGATTACCGCGCACCATGTCTATAAGGCTTGCTAA
- a CDS encoding ArsR/SmtB family transcription factor, whose product MLVDFFKCLSDETRLALITLIFQEEELCVCELVEALDIHQAKISRHLSLLRKHHILQDIKDKQWVFYRIHPELAPWAKAVIARVVKENQCNVDSAISKLNQMGERPVRQQTCCK is encoded by the coding sequence ATGTTGGTTGATTTCTTTAAATGCTTATCCGATGAAACACGTCTTGCGCTGATCACGTTGATTTTTCAAGAAGAAGAGCTTTGCGTTTGTGAGCTCGTCGAAGCACTAGACATTCATCAAGCGAAGATATCGCGTCATCTTTCTCTACTCCGTAAACACCACATTCTTCAAGATATAAAAGACAAACAATGGGTGTTTTATCGTATCCACCCAGAACTCGCCCCTTGGGCAAAAGCGGTCATTGCGCGTGTTGTGAAAGAAAATCAATGCAACGTCGACAGCGCGATTAGCAAATTAAATCAAATGGGCGAGCGTCCAGTCCGTCAACAAACGTGTTGTAAATAA
- a CDS encoding ArsJ-associated glyceraldehyde-3-phosphate dehydrogenase — MKVKVGINGFGRMGRLSMRVLFDSPELEIVHINDPAGDAKTLAHLLMFDSVHGRWHHDTDSSEQAMIIGTHHISVSSQKAIADVDWSHCDIVIDASGKNKDKEVLNDYFLQGVKRVVVTAPVKQEGVLDCVFGVNHHLYDPVQHNIVTAASCTTNCLAPIVKVLQEKIGIVHGSMTTIHDITNTQTILDAPHKDLRRARACGMSLIPTTTGSATAITHIFPELKGKLNGHAVRVPLANASITDCVFEVSRATSAEEINGWLHEASEGELKDILGFETRPLVSIDYKTDPRSSVIDALSTMVINGTQVKLYAWYDNEWGYANRVADLTRLVIAKGV; from the coding sequence ATGAAAGTAAAAGTCGGTATTAATGGTTTTGGCCGTATGGGTCGATTGTCTATGCGTGTGTTGTTTGACTCGCCAGAGCTTGAAATCGTGCATATTAACGATCCTGCAGGGGATGCAAAAACGCTCGCTCATCTTTTAATGTTTGATTCAGTTCATGGGCGTTGGCACCATGACACTGATTCATCTGAGCAAGCGATGATCATTGGCACACACCACATTTCTGTTTCAAGCCAAAAAGCAATTGCTGATGTGGATTGGTCTCATTGTGACATTGTCATCGATGCATCTGGCAAAAATAAAGACAAAGAAGTACTCAATGATTACTTTTTGCAAGGCGTTAAACGTGTTGTCGTAACAGCGCCAGTAAAGCAAGAGGGGGTTTTAGACTGCGTTTTTGGCGTAAATCATCACCTCTATGATCCTGTGCAACACAACATTGTGACAGCGGCTTCTTGTACGACCAATTGTTTGGCACCGATTGTCAAAGTGTTGCAAGAGAAAATCGGGATTGTGCATGGTTCAATGACAACCATCCACGACATCACAAATACACAAACTATTTTAGATGCGCCACACAAAGATTTACGCCGCGCACGCGCTTGTGGAATGAGTTTAATTCCAACCACAACGGGATCCGCGACCGCAATCACACATATTTTCCCAGAATTGAAAGGCAAATTGAACGGCCACGCAGTTCGAGTTCCACTGGCAAACGCATCGATTACCGATTGTGTGTTTGAGGTGTCACGTGCAACGTCGGCCGAAGAAATTAACGGCTGGCTTCATGAAGCGTCTGAGGGAGAGTTAAAAGATATTCTCGGTTTTGAAACACGTCCGTTAGTCTCTATTGACTATAAAACGGACCCTCGTTCTTCAGTTATTGATGCACTTTCAACGATGGTGATTAATGGCACCCAAGTAAAGCTCTACGCGTGGTATGACAACGAATGGGGTTATGCGAACCGAGTCGCTGATTTGACGCGTTTAGTCATTGCTAAAGGTGTCTAA